From Stenotrophomonas maltophilia, a single genomic window includes:
- a CDS encoding DUF4350 domain-containing protein produces MSPRLFWSLLLGLLVLIGVPLTILYLRTHERVTETLTLPPQGEASYNPLYVLGQALRADGIEVHSRPRLDLQQMTLGPHDTVVLLQDSSELPAPSVKPLLDWVDRGGHLLVRTPPPAEDDTGSTQGPLLDQLGVDSLFQRSDCQPFHIDDDSGHSEFCGGRRFTLGFAARTQAERRWGGDRDLVFARLRHGQGKVSVLADMEFMRGEVDTPAARLGAAAGRPSDGLHDPAHRDLTRYLLDPNYGRGAVWLVYAGRPPSLWARLFYHGWPLWVPLLLALLGWLWGRSQRFGSLQPSPLLERRSLLEHVRASGELLLRFGHGARLYDAVLALFLHRLRLRAPVAAALDGAPREQAIAELLKWPQGRVASALTPPPPHDSSALRERIRLLLQMRSLL; encoded by the coding sequence ATGAGCCCGCGCCTGTTCTGGTCGTTGCTGCTGGGCCTGCTGGTGCTGATCGGCGTGCCACTGACGATCCTCTACCTGCGCACGCACGAACGGGTGACCGAGACGCTCACCCTGCCGCCGCAGGGCGAGGCCAGCTACAACCCGCTGTACGTGCTGGGCCAGGCCCTGCGCGCCGACGGCATCGAGGTGCATTCACGACCACGGCTGGACCTGCAGCAGATGACGCTGGGGCCGCACGACACGGTGGTGCTGCTGCAGGACAGCAGCGAACTGCCGGCACCGAGCGTGAAACCGCTGCTGGACTGGGTCGACCGCGGCGGGCACCTGCTGGTGCGCACACCGCCCCCGGCGGAGGACGATACCGGCAGCACGCAGGGACCCTTGCTGGACCAGTTGGGGGTGGACAGCCTGTTCCAGCGCAGCGACTGCCAGCCGTTCCATATCGACGACGACAGCGGTCACAGCGAGTTCTGTGGAGGCCGCCGCTTCACGCTCGGGTTTGCCGCGCGCACACAGGCCGAACGCCGCTGGGGCGGTGACCGCGACCTGGTGTTCGCGCGCCTGCGCCATGGCCAGGGCAAGGTGAGCGTACTGGCCGACATGGAGTTCATGCGTGGCGAGGTCGACACACCCGCCGCACGGCTGGGCGCCGCTGCGGGCAGGCCCAGCGATGGCCTGCACGATCCGGCCCACCGCGACCTGACCCGCTATCTGCTCGATCCGAACTACGGCAGGGGTGCGGTCTGGCTGGTCTACGCCGGACGCCCGCCGTCGCTGTGGGCGCGCCTGTTCTACCACGGCTGGCCGCTGTGGGTGCCGCTGCTGCTGGCCCTGCTGGGTTGGCTGTGGGGCCGCTCGCAGCGCTTCGGCAGCCTGCAGCCGTCGCCGCTGCTGGAACGCCGCTCGTTGCTGGAGCACGTGCGTGCAAGCGGCGAACTGCTGCTGCGCTTCGGCCACGGCGCGCGCCTGTACGACGCCGTGCTCGCCCTGTTCCTGCACCGCCTGCGCCTGCGCGCGCCGGTCGCCGCCGCACTCGATGGCGCACCGCGCGAGCAGGCCATCGCCGAGCTGCTGAAGTGGCCGCAGGGCCGCGTCGCCAGCGCGCTCACACCCCCACCGCCGCACGATTCCTCCGCCCTGCGCGAGCGCATCCGCTTGCTGCTCCAGATGAGATCCCTGCTATGA
- a CDS encoding AAA family ATPase yields the protein MTEVPELPAAANARLIERVDAIRDAVGHAFIGQADVLDQILVALLAGGHVLIEGVPGLGKTLLVRALAQALELDYGRVQFTPDLMPSDVSGHAVYDPKSESFKIRRGPVFTNLLLADEINRAPAKTQSALLEVMQEGQVTIEGKAFTLAPPFMALATQNPLEQEGTYPLPEAQLDRFLLKVLIDYPQLEDEKRMVTAITSGRAASDFDLSQVPRVLGAGELLELQRATAAITVDDEVIDYAVRIVAATRQWPGIAVGAGPRGSIALVRASRAQAVLAGRDFVTPDDVRDIARPALRHRIALAPELQIEGQDADDVLGALLAKVEAPRR from the coding sequence ATGACCGAAGTGCCCGAGCTGCCGGCGGCCGCCAACGCCCGCCTGATCGAACGCGTCGATGCCATCCGCGATGCCGTTGGCCATGCCTTCATCGGCCAGGCCGATGTGCTGGACCAGATCCTGGTGGCGCTGCTTGCCGGTGGCCATGTGCTGATCGAGGGCGTCCCCGGGCTGGGCAAGACCCTGCTGGTGCGTGCGCTGGCACAGGCCCTGGAACTGGATTACGGCCGCGTGCAGTTCACCCCCGACCTGATGCCCAGCGACGTCAGCGGCCACGCGGTGTACGACCCGAAGAGCGAGAGCTTCAAGATCCGCCGCGGCCCGGTGTTCACCAACCTGCTGCTGGCCGATGAGATCAACCGCGCACCGGCCAAGACCCAGTCGGCGCTGCTGGAAGTGATGCAGGAAGGCCAGGTAACCATCGAAGGCAAGGCGTTCACCCTGGCGCCGCCGTTCATGGCGTTGGCCACGCAGAACCCGCTGGAGCAGGAAGGGACCTATCCGCTGCCGGAAGCACAGCTGGACCGTTTCCTGTTGAAGGTGCTGATCGACTACCCGCAGCTGGAAGACGAGAAGCGCATGGTGACTGCGATCACCAGCGGCCGCGCCGCCAGCGATTTCGACCTGAGCCAGGTGCCGCGCGTACTTGGTGCCGGCGAGTTGCTGGAACTGCAGCGCGCCACTGCCGCGATCACCGTCGATGATGAAGTGATCGATTATGCGGTGCGGATCGTGGCGGCCACCCGGCAGTGGCCGGGGATCGCCGTCGGTGCCGGGCCGCGCGGCAGCATCGCACTGGTACGTGCGTCTCGCGCGCAGGCGGTGCTGGCCGGTCGTGATTTCGTCACTCCGGATGATGTGCGCGACATTGCTCGCCCGGCGCTGCGACACCGCATCGCGCTGGCCCCGGAACTGCAGATCGAAGGCCAGGACGCCGACGATGTGCTGGGTGCACTGCTGGCCAAGGTGGAAGCACCGCGCCGATGA
- a CDS encoding DUF58 domain-containing protein encodes MRPSPLLLVLLLAWAVLGGLVLGGLLPRGGWALAALAIALPALWDLWRQARRPSPQVQRELPEALALGVRRDAALRLQADASMTVQVFDLVPGGWPLESLPQRVQLQAGSASTLHYHLQPLQRGLFRFEGVHLRMRSPWRLWWQQRTVPPALDVRVYPNFVPLTRFALFSADQASRLVGAHVKRRRGEGTDFHQMREYRVGDSLRQLDWKATARARKLISREYQDEKNQQLLLMLDSGRRMLASEGGLSHFDHALNASLVVAYLALRQGDAAGLFAAGGERRWVAPQRGMGTVEHLLRASYDLQPRAVATDYLAAATEVSLRQRRRALVMLVSNVRDEDIEDLLAAVRLLQQRHLVCVASLRERELDAALEDEVQTLEDAAQAGAAALYLQQRAKAHEALRSEKVMVLDVTADALPAALVERYLAVKREGLL; translated from the coding sequence ATGAGGCCGTCCCCGCTGCTGCTGGTGCTGCTGCTGGCCTGGGCCGTGCTGGGCGGCCTGGTGCTGGGCGGCCTGCTGCCGCGCGGGGGCTGGGCGCTGGCCGCACTGGCCATCGCCCTGCCGGCGCTGTGGGACCTGTGGCGGCAGGCGCGACGACCTTCGCCGCAGGTGCAGCGCGAGCTGCCCGAGGCGCTGGCGCTGGGCGTACGTCGCGACGCCGCACTGCGGTTGCAGGCGGACGCATCGATGACGGTGCAGGTGTTCGACCTGGTGCCCGGTGGCTGGCCGCTGGAATCGCTGCCACAGCGTGTGCAGCTGCAGGCCGGCAGCGCCTCCACCCTGCACTACCACCTGCAACCGCTGCAGCGCGGGCTCTTCCGCTTCGAAGGCGTGCACCTGCGCATGCGCTCGCCGTGGCGGCTGTGGTGGCAGCAGCGCACCGTGCCACCGGCATTGGACGTGCGCGTCTATCCGAACTTCGTGCCGCTCACCCGGTTTGCGTTGTTCAGTGCCGACCAGGCCTCGCGGCTGGTCGGTGCGCACGTCAAACGCCGCCGCGGTGAAGGCACCGATTTCCACCAGATGCGCGAGTACCGCGTCGGTGACAGCCTGCGCCAGCTCGACTGGAAGGCTACCGCGCGTGCGCGCAAGTTGATCTCGCGCGAATACCAGGACGAAAAGAACCAACAGCTGTTGCTGATGCTCGACAGTGGCCGGCGCATGCTGGCCAGCGAAGGCGGGCTCTCGCACTTCGACCATGCATTGAACGCCTCGCTGGTGGTGGCCTACCTGGCCCTGCGCCAGGGCGATGCCGCCGGCCTGTTCGCCGCTGGTGGCGAGCGCCGCTGGGTGGCGCCGCAGCGCGGGATGGGCACGGTCGAGCACCTGCTGCGCGCCAGCTACGACCTGCAGCCGCGCGCGGTGGCCACCGACTACCTGGCTGCCGCCACCGAGGTATCACTGCGCCAGCGCCGGCGCGCCCTGGTGATGCTGGTCAGCAACGTGCGCGACGAGGACATCGAGGACCTGCTGGCAGCCGTTCGCCTGCTGCAGCAACGCCACCTGGTGTGCGTGGCCAGCCTGCGCGAGCGCGAGCTGGACGCTGCGCTGGAGGACGAGGTGCAGACGCTGGAGGACGCCGCCCAGGCCGGCGCCGCTGCGTTGTACCTGCAGCAGCGCGCGAAGGCACACGAAGCGCTGCGCAGCGAGAAGGTGATGGTGCTGGACGTGACCGCCGACGCGCTGCCCGCTGCGCTGGTGGAGCGCTACCTGGCGGTGAAGCGCGAAGGGTTGCTCTGA
- a CDS encoding glutathionylspermidine synthase family protein, which produces MQRIRIAERAQWRARAEEAGFRFHTIDGQPYWDESAYYAFTLRQIEQDIEDPSAELHQMALDLVGDVIASERLMDQLAIPSHYRDWIADSWRQRQPHLYGRLDLAYDGTGPAKLYELNYDTPTSLFEASFFQWQWLEDQRNAGRLPQHADQFNAIHEALVERFGELAAQLPPPLYFSAVGSSDEDRGTVDYLRDCASQAGLHGQAIAIEDIGLSEDGRFTALDDSVIGTLFKLYPLEDLMAEEFGRALPGSGVQLLEPAWKAVLSNKGILPLLWQRNVGHPNLLEAHFDDGSTLASGWVRKPLFSREGANIEMHLADGSTQRSDGPYDGPAIIQRAHPLTRFEGGYPLIGSWVVGDHACGIGIREDDSAITRDSARFVPHAIVDEAPTRIYV; this is translated from the coding sequence ATGCAGCGCATCCGGATTGCCGAGCGTGCCCAGTGGCGGGCACGCGCGGAAGAGGCGGGTTTCCGCTTCCACACCATCGATGGCCAGCCGTACTGGGATGAAAGCGCGTACTACGCCTTCACCCTGCGCCAGATCGAACAGGACATCGAAGACCCCAGCGCCGAGCTGCACCAGATGGCGCTGGACCTGGTCGGCGATGTCATCGCCAGCGAGCGATTGATGGACCAGCTGGCGATTCCGTCGCACTACCGCGACTGGATCGCCGACAGCTGGCGCCAGCGCCAGCCGCATCTGTACGGGCGCCTGGACCTGGCCTACGACGGCACCGGTCCGGCCAAGCTGTACGAACTGAACTACGACACGCCGACCTCGCTGTTCGAGGCCAGCTTCTTCCAGTGGCAGTGGCTGGAAGACCAGCGCAACGCCGGTCGCCTGCCGCAGCACGCCGACCAGTTCAACGCGATCCATGAGGCGCTGGTCGAACGCTTCGGCGAACTGGCCGCGCAGCTGCCACCGCCGCTGTACTTCAGCGCCGTGGGCAGTTCCGATGAAGACCGCGGCACCGTCGATTATCTGCGTGACTGCGCCTCGCAGGCCGGCCTGCATGGCCAGGCCATCGCCATCGAGGACATCGGCCTGTCCGAAGACGGCCGTTTCACCGCGCTGGATGATTCGGTGATCGGCACGCTGTTCAAGCTGTACCCGCTGGAAGACCTGATGGCCGAGGAATTCGGCCGCGCGCTGCCCGGCTCGGGCGTACAGCTGCTGGAGCCGGCGTGGAAGGCGGTGCTGAGCAACAAGGGCATCCTGCCGTTGCTGTGGCAGCGCAATGTCGGTCATCCGAACCTGCTGGAAGCGCACTTCGACGATGGCAGCACGCTGGCCTCGGGCTGGGTGCGCAAGCCGCTGTTCTCGCGCGAAGGCGCCAACATCGAGATGCACCTGGCCGACGGCAGCACGCAGCGCAGTGACGGTCCCTACGACGGCCCGGCGATCATCCAGCGCGCGCATCCGCTCACCCGTTTCGAAGGCGGTTACCCGCTGATCGGCAGTTGGGTGGTCGGCGATCACGCCTGCGGCATCGGCATCCGCGAGGACGACAGCGCGATCACCCGCGACAGTGCGCGCTTCGTGCCGCACGCAATCGTGGACGAGGCGCCGACGCGGATCTACGTCTGA
- a CDS encoding DUF1190 domain-containing protein: protein MKRSRTTALLLMSAAPLLFTACQKEPEVKVQEGLYTSVEACTEATGDPSSCRNAFAEAQKQAADAAPKYASKEACEKDYKPEQCVQQHTSAGTSFIGPMMMGFFMSQMLSNRGGLAPQAPAASPAYQDKSAGWARPAPGGSGGLNTASGIGAGKAGLAPVTSEPNRAVTASRGGFGNTSARRSTSGSYGG, encoded by the coding sequence ATGAAACGTTCCCGCACCACCGCGCTGCTGCTGATGAGCGCCGCGCCGCTGCTGTTCACCGCCTGCCAGAAGGAGCCGGAGGTGAAGGTGCAGGAAGGCCTGTATACCTCGGTGGAGGCCTGCACCGAGGCCACCGGCGATCCGTCCTCGTGCCGCAACGCCTTCGCCGAAGCGCAGAAGCAGGCCGCCGATGCGGCGCCGAAGTACGCCAGCAAGGAAGCCTGCGAGAAGGACTACAAGCCGGAACAGTGCGTGCAGCAGCACACATCGGCGGGTACCTCGTTCATCGGCCCGATGATGATGGGCTTCTTCATGTCGCAGATGCTGAGCAACCGCGGCGGCCTGGCCCCGCAGGCGCCGGCGGCGTCGCCGGCCTACCAGGACAAGAGCGCTGGTTGGGCGCGCCCGGCCCCGGGCGGTAGCGGTGGCCTGAACACCGCCAGTGGCATCGGCGCGGGCAAGGCCGGCCTGGCCCCGGTCACCAGCGAACCGAACCGTGCGGTCACCGCCAGCCGTGGTGGCTTCGGCAACACCAGCGCGCGCCGCAGCACCAGCGGCAGCTACGGCGGCTGA
- the ilvD gene encoding dihydroxy-acid dehydratase: MPEYRSRTSTAGRNMAGARALWRATGMKDGDFHKPIIAIANSFTQFVPGHVHLKDLGQLVAREIEQVGGVAKEFNTIAVDDGIAMGHDGMLYSLPSREIIADAVEYMVNAHCADALVCISNCDKITPGMLMAALRLNIPVVFVSGGPMEAGKTKLSEHKLDLVDAMVVAADDSASDEKVAAFERSACPTCGSCSGMFTANSMNCLTEALGLSLPGNGTTLATHADREALFRRAGRLIVELCHRWYGGEDPSALPRGIATQAAFANAMTLDIAMGGSTNTILHLLAAAQEAEVDFDLTHIDALSRRVPQLCKVAPNTPKYHIEDVHRAGGVFGILGELDRAGLLDTGVPTVHSASLADALERWDVVRSDNDTLHTFFKAGPAGIPTQEAFSQATRWPTLDVDRAEGCIRSLQHAYSLEGGLAVLRGNLAVDGCVVKTAGVDESIHVFEGPARVYESQDAAVAGILADEVQPGEVVVIRYEGPKGGPGMQEMLYPTSYLKSKGLGKQCALLTDGRFSGGTSGLSIGHVSPEAASGGVIGLVEDGDRIRIDIPARRIDLLLDDASLAQRRTDADARGWKPRAPRPRKVTSALKAYALLATSADKGAVRNTALLGD; encoded by the coding sequence ATGCCTGAATACCGCTCCCGCACCTCCACCGCCGGCCGCAACATGGCCGGCGCCCGCGCCCTGTGGCGTGCCACCGGCATGAAGGACGGCGACTTCCACAAGCCGATCATCGCCATCGCCAACTCCTTCACCCAGTTCGTGCCCGGCCACGTGCACCTGAAGGACCTCGGCCAGCTGGTCGCACGCGAGATCGAGCAGGTTGGCGGTGTCGCCAAGGAATTCAACACCATCGCCGTGGACGACGGCATCGCGATGGGCCATGACGGCATGCTGTATTCGCTGCCCAGCCGCGAGATCATCGCCGACGCCGTGGAGTACATGGTCAACGCGCACTGCGCCGACGCGCTGGTGTGCATCAGCAACTGCGACAAGATCACTCCCGGCATGCTGATGGCCGCACTGCGCCTGAACATCCCGGTGGTGTTCGTCTCCGGCGGACCGATGGAAGCAGGCAAGACCAAGCTGTCCGAGCACAAGCTGGACCTGGTCGACGCGATGGTGGTGGCCGCCGATGACAGCGCCTCCGACGAGAAGGTGGCTGCCTTCGAGCGCAGTGCCTGCCCCACCTGTGGTTCGTGCTCGGGCATGTTCACCGCCAACTCGATGAACTGCCTGACCGAAGCGCTGGGCCTGTCGCTGCCGGGCAACGGCACCACCCTGGCCACCCACGCCGACCGCGAGGCCCTGTTCCGCCGCGCCGGCCGCCTGATCGTCGAACTCTGCCACCGCTGGTATGGCGGCGAAGACCCGAGCGCGCTGCCGCGCGGCATCGCCACCCAGGCCGCGTTCGCCAATGCGATGACCCTGGACATCGCCATGGGCGGATCGACCAATACCATCCTGCATCTGCTGGCCGCTGCGCAGGAAGCGGAGGTCGACTTCGACCTGACCCATATCGATGCCTTGTCGCGGCGCGTACCGCAGCTGTGCAAGGTGGCACCGAACACGCCGAAGTACCACATCGAAGACGTGCACCGCGCCGGCGGCGTGTTCGGCATCCTCGGTGAACTGGACCGCGCGGGCCTGCTCGATACCGGTGTGCCGACCGTGCACAGCGCCAGCCTGGCCGACGCGCTGGAGCGCTGGGACGTGGTGCGCAGCGACAACGACACCCTGCATACCTTCTTCAAGGCCGGCCCGGCCGGCATTCCTACCCAGGAGGCCTTCAGCCAGGCCACGCGCTGGCCGACGCTGGACGTGGACCGCGCCGAGGGCTGCATCCGCTCGCTGCAGCACGCGTATTCGCTGGAAGGCGGGCTGGCCGTGCTGCGCGGCAACCTGGCCGTCGATGGCTGCGTCGTGAAGACCGCCGGCGTGGATGAGTCGATCCACGTGTTCGAAGGCCCGGCACGCGTCTACGAAAGCCAGGACGCTGCCGTCGCCGGCATCCTCGCCGACGAAGTGCAGCCGGGCGAGGTGGTGGTGATCCGTTACGAAGGCCCGAAGGGCGGCCCGGGCATGCAGGAAATGCTGTATCCGACCAGTTACCTGAAGTCGAAGGGGCTGGGCAAGCAATGCGCACTGCTGACCGATGGTCGCTTCTCCGGCGGCACGTCGGGCCTGTCGATCGGCCACGTCTCGCCGGAAGCGGCCAGCGGCGGGGTCATCGGCCTGGTGGAAGACGGCGACCGCATCCGCATCGATATCCCGGCCCGCCGCATCGACCTGCTGCTGGATGACGCCAGCCTGGCCCAGCGCCGCACCGACGCCGATGCCCGTGGCTGGAAGCCGCGCGCGCCGCGCCCGCGCAAGGTCACCAGCGCGTTGAAGGCCTACGCGCTGCTCGCCACCAGTGCCGACAAGGGCGCCGTACGCAACACCGCCCTGCTGGGTGATTGA
- a CDS encoding DUF418 domain-containing protein, protein MTHRPPRQPLIDALRGFALLGVFLVNLRFFSLDALMTEAAQQALPSAALDQAIRTGMEWLVDMKAITLFSLLFGMGVAMQMDGHAPGSMAAHLRRMAVLLVIGLLHSVLLWWGDILLVYALVGLLLPLFRHLGDRALLCSGLFIALLLPPLLSPWIREWVALLTPRAQMNATALEALAHGNLAQAWWHNLQLAAWLKLSNWALLFFVLGRFLLGYWAGRRGLLQQPQAHRPLLRSIALGGLLLTAAFLWIDAHADALKQAWPALRAGVPGYLLRVSYRVAPLALGIAAAAIFALLYLRPWAERVLRVFVPAGRMALSNYLLQSAICVPLFAGFGWGIGPQHGLWPVLLVAAVVFPLQLWASAWWLRDHRFGPVEWLWRSASEGQWLPLRR, encoded by the coding sequence ATGACCCACCGCCCGCCGCGCCAGCCCCTCATCGATGCCCTGCGTGGATTCGCGCTGCTCGGCGTGTTCCTGGTCAACCTGCGCTTCTTCTCGCTCGATGCGCTGATGACCGAGGCCGCGCAGCAGGCGCTGCCCAGCGCGGCACTCGACCAGGCCATCCGCACCGGCATGGAATGGCTGGTGGACATGAAGGCAATCACCCTGTTCTCGCTGTTGTTCGGCATGGGCGTGGCGATGCAGATGGACGGCCATGCGCCCGGCAGCATGGCCGCGCACCTGCGGCGGATGGCGGTGCTGCTGGTGATCGGCCTGCTGCATTCGGTGCTGCTGTGGTGGGGTGACATCCTGCTGGTGTACGCACTGGTCGGCCTGCTGCTGCCGTTGTTCCGGCACCTGGGCGATCGTGCCCTGCTGTGCAGTGGCCTGTTCATCGCCCTGCTGCTGCCGCCGCTGCTGTCGCCGTGGATCCGCGAATGGGTGGCCCTGCTCACACCGCGCGCGCAGATGAACGCCACAGCGCTCGAGGCACTGGCGCACGGCAACCTGGCCCAGGCGTGGTGGCACAACCTGCAGCTGGCGGCATGGCTGAAGCTGAGCAACTGGGCACTGCTGTTCTTCGTGCTCGGCCGCTTCCTGCTGGGCTACTGGGCCGGTCGTCGCGGCCTGCTTCAGCAGCCGCAGGCACACCGGCCGCTGCTGCGCTCGATTGCCCTTGGTGGGCTGCTGTTGACGGCCGCGTTCCTGTGGATCGATGCCCACGCCGATGCGCTCAAGCAGGCATGGCCGGCGCTGCGTGCGGGCGTTCCCGGCTACCTGCTGCGCGTGTCGTACCGCGTTGCGCCACTGGCCTTGGGCATCGCGGCGGCCGCCATCTTCGCCCTGCTCTATCTGCGCCCATGGGCCGAACGCGTGCTGCGCGTGTTCGTCCCGGCCGGGCGCATGGCACTGAGCAACTACCTGCTGCAAAGCGCAATCTGCGTGCCGCTGTTTGCCGGCTTCGGGTGGGGTATCGGCCCGCAGCACGGGCTGTGGCCGGTGCTGCTGGTGGCAGCGGTGGTGTTCCCGCTGCAGCTGTGGGCGAGTGCGTGGTGGCTGCGCGACCATCGCTTCGGGCCGGTGGAATGGCTGTGGCGCAGCGCCAGCGAAGGACAATGGCTGCCACTGCGGCGCTAG
- the dinG gene encoding ATP-dependent DNA helicase DinG: protein MTETVAAPRTLDDPLKDAIRKAYTTLQANTPGFSTRRSQSQMIGVVSRALSKSGGVGVVEAPTGVGKSLGYLTAGVPIALASKKKLVISTGTVALQSQLVERDIPNFLKATGLEATVALAKGRTRYLCTRNAAEAQGEGSQGGMFEDDAPLFDRPLAPIEMDIAKRLTDAFTGGSWDGDIDNAPETISPGLRSRITTPASGCAGRRCAYSAQCAVLRSRNTVRDAQIVVTNHALLLSALSIGDSDNGQPLIAAPSDMLLVLDEGHHIGNVAIDQGAASLALDEMAKRTGRLQILIAGAYRAVDKDRLGNLLPNEAIEMASNVAKQLRAFRDHIERVWMPAPADEEPMWRAANGRLPEAWREPIEALADDTRSLYNWAHAATAQVAKGKPDDAARERLQRNLGMALEMIEQQYNLWQAWRREDKDGAPPMARWVTATRDGDLVLHGSPVSAAHVLRKLLWDEVDSVVMTSATLTGGGDFQSLAIDNGIPEEAEMVSLSSPFDLPNQAELIVPKFPVTPDDREGHPREVARYLDTELDWAKGSMVLFTSRWKMEKVAGLMPAARRKQVLVQGEMSKTRLIDEHLRRVAAGEGSVLFGLNSFGEGLDLPGEACTTVVITQVPFAVPTDPQTATLSEWFEGRGLNAFNLIAIPHALRTLTQFAGRLIRTSTDTGRVVILDSRLLTRRYGKRIIDALPPFKRVIG from the coding sequence GTGACCGAAACCGTCGCCGCTCCGCGCACGCTCGATGACCCCTTGAAGGACGCGATCCGCAAGGCGTACACGACGCTGCAGGCCAATACCCCCGGCTTCTCCACCCGCCGCTCGCAGAGCCAGATGATCGGCGTGGTGTCGCGTGCGCTGTCGAAAAGCGGTGGCGTCGGCGTGGTCGAGGCGCCGACCGGCGTCGGCAAGAGCCTGGGCTACCTCACCGCGGGCGTGCCGATCGCGCTGGCCAGCAAGAAGAAGCTGGTGATCAGCACCGGCACGGTGGCGCTGCAGTCGCAGCTGGTCGAGCGTGATATCCCGAATTTCCTCAAGGCCACCGGCCTGGAAGCGACGGTGGCGCTGGCCAAGGGCCGTACCCGCTACCTGTGCACGCGCAATGCTGCCGAGGCGCAGGGCGAGGGCTCGCAGGGCGGCATGTTCGAGGATGACGCGCCGCTGTTCGACCGGCCGCTGGCGCCGATCGAGATGGACATCGCCAAGCGCCTGACCGATGCCTTCACCGGCGGCAGCTGGGATGGCGACATCGACAACGCGCCGGAAACCATCAGCCCCGGCCTGCGCAGCCGCATCACCACGCCGGCTTCGGGTTGCGCCGGGCGCCGCTGCGCCTATTCGGCGCAATGCGCGGTGCTGCGTTCGCGCAATACCGTGCGCGACGCACAGATCGTGGTCACCAACCATGCGCTGCTGCTGTCGGCGTTGTCGATCGGCGACAGCGACAACGGCCAACCGTTGATCGCGGCGCCGTCGGACATGCTGCTGGTGCTGGACGAAGGCCATCACATCGGCAACGTGGCGATCGACCAGGGCGCGGCCAGCCTGGCGCTGGACGAGATGGCCAAGCGCACCGGCCGCCTGCAGATCCTGATTGCCGGCGCCTACCGCGCGGTCGACAAGGACCGCCTCGGCAACCTGCTGCCCAACGAAGCGATCGAGATGGCCAGCAACGTGGCCAAGCAGCTGCGTGCCTTCCGTGACCACATCGAACGGGTGTGGATGCCGGCGCCGGCCGACGAGGAACCGATGTGGCGCGCCGCCAACGGTCGCCTGCCCGAGGCCTGGCGCGAGCCGATCGAAGCGCTGGCCGACGATACCCGCAGCCTCTACAACTGGGCGCATGCGGCCACCGCGCAGGTGGCCAAGGGCAAGCCGGACGATGCCGCGCGCGAGCGCCTGCAGCGCAACCTGGGCATGGCGCTGGAGATGATCGAGCAGCAGTACAACCTCTGGCAGGCGTGGCGCCGCGAGGACAAGGACGGCGCGCCGCCGATGGCGCGCTGGGTCACCGCCACCCGCGACGGCGACCTGGTGCTGCACGGCTCGCCGGTGTCGGCTGCGCACGTGCTGCGCAAGCTGCTGTGGGACGAAGTGGATTCGGTGGTGATGACTTCGGCGACGCTGACCGGCGGCGGCGATTTCCAGTCGCTGGCGATCGACAACGGCATTCCTGAAGAGGCCGAGATGGTCTCGCTGTCCTCGCCGTTCGACCTGCCCAACCAGGCCGAGCTGATCGTGCCGAAGTTCCCGGTCACGCCGGACGACCGCGAGGGCCATCCGCGCGAAGTGGCGCGTTACCTCGACACCGAGCTGGACTGGGCCAAGGGCTCGATGGTGCTGTTCACCTCGCGCTGGAAGATGGAGAAGGTGGCCGGCCTGATGCCGGCCGCGCGCCGCAAGCAGGTGCTGGTGCAGGGCGAGATGTCCAAGACCCGCTTGATCGACGAACACCTGCGCCGCGTCGCGGCGGGCGAGGGCTCGGTGCTGTTCGGCCTGAACTCGTTCGGCGAGGGCCTCGACCTGCCCGGCGAAGCCTGTACCACGGTGGTGATCACCCAGGTGCCGTTCGCGGTGCCGACCGACCCGCAGACCGCCACGCTCAGCGAGTGGTTCGAAGGGCGTGGGCTCAACGCCTTCAACCTGATCGCGATTCCGCACGCGCTGCGCACGCTGACCCAGTTCGCCGGCCGCCTGATCCGCACCTCCACCGACACCGGCCGCGTGGTCATTCTCGATTCGCGGCTGCTGACCCGCCGCTACGGCAAGCGCATCATCGACGCGCTGCCGCCGTTCAAGCGCGTGATCGGCTGA